The following proteins are encoded in a genomic region of Amycolatopsis sulphurea:
- a CDS encoding dicarboxylate/amino acid:cation symporter: MSFFSTYARPKVFAASVLGSLVVGAGFGILARTTGSSGLTDVLDRIGTIFTTLLQIAVIPLVFTAIVVGITSLHRLGGGRKAARLGGKTVLWFAITSFVASLIGIAVGTLFNPGSGGLGEGVAATAKNADKAAQSVSKWGSWDSFIKGLLPENFFSAFAEGSTLQVLFLAVVIGAAAYSLGDKAKPFVDFTTSLFEIIQRYLGWIVRLAPIGIIGLIGAAVSNYGDALFRPLLSTTLAVYAASLLVLFVVYPILLQFVAKVNPLDFFAKAGTAIQFAFASQSSSATLPLTRQSAVNLGVDPGYAAFATPLASATKMDGCAAVFPAIGAIFIANLSGTPLNFGQYAGIVLVAVLGALATAGTTGWLTALTLTTAFIGLDAKQVALGIALIYSVNPIMDMIRTATNVAGQIAVPVVVARSEGLLDEEVLHASTARPKHGDDGSAAQPAPA; this comes from the coding sequence GTGTCCTTCTTCTCGACCTACGCCAGACCAAAAGTGTTCGCGGCTTCGGTCCTCGGTTCACTGGTGGTGGGCGCCGGTTTCGGCATCCTCGCCCGCACCACCGGGTCGAGTGGGCTGACCGACGTGCTCGACCGGATCGGCACGATCTTCACCACGCTGCTGCAGATCGCGGTGATCCCGCTCGTCTTCACCGCGATCGTGGTCGGCATCACCAGCCTGCACCGGCTCGGCGGCGGACGGAAAGCGGCCCGGCTGGGCGGGAAGACCGTGCTGTGGTTCGCCATCACCTCGTTCGTCGCGTCGCTGATCGGCATCGCCGTCGGCACGCTGTTCAACCCCGGCTCGGGCGGGCTCGGCGAGGGTGTGGCGGCGACCGCGAAGAACGCGGACAAGGCCGCGCAGAGCGTGAGCAAGTGGGGTTCCTGGGATTCCTTCATCAAGGGCCTGCTGCCGGAGAACTTCTTCTCCGCCTTCGCCGAAGGCAGCACCTTGCAGGTGCTGTTCCTCGCCGTGGTGATCGGCGCCGCGGCGTACAGCCTCGGTGACAAGGCGAAGCCGTTCGTCGACTTCACCACGAGCCTGTTCGAGATCATCCAACGTTACCTCGGCTGGATCGTGCGGCTCGCGCCGATCGGCATCATCGGCCTGATCGGTGCCGCCGTGTCGAACTACGGCGACGCGCTGTTCCGCCCGCTGCTGTCCACCACTCTCGCGGTGTACGCCGCCTCCCTGCTGGTGCTGTTCGTGGTGTACCCGATCCTGCTGCAGTTCGTGGCCAAGGTGAACCCGCTGGACTTCTTCGCCAAGGCGGGCACCGCGATCCAGTTTGCATTCGCCTCGCAGTCGAGCTCCGCGACGCTGCCACTGACCCGGCAGTCCGCGGTCAACCTCGGCGTCGACCCGGGATACGCCGCCTTCGCCACTCCGCTCGCCAGTGCGACCAAAATGGACGGTTGCGCCGCAGTGTTCCCGGCGATCGGCGCCATCTTCATCGCCAATCTGTCCGGTACGCCGCTGAACTTCGGCCAGTACGCGGGCATCGTGCTGGTCGCCGTGCTCGGCGCGCTGGCCACCGCGGGCACCACCGGCTGGCTGACCGCGCTGACGCTGACCACCGCGTTCATCGGGCTGGACGCCAAGCAGGTGGCGCTGGGCATCGCGCTGATCTACTCGGTGAACCCGATCATGGACATGATCCGCACGGCGACGAACGTCGCGGGCCAGATCGCGGTGCCCGTCGTCGTAGCCCGCAGCGAAGGCCTGCTCGACGAAGAAGTACTGCACGCCAGCACGGCACGCCCGAAGCACGGCGACGACGGCTCGGCAGCACAGCCGGCCCCGGCCTGA
- a CDS encoding cation diffusion facilitator family transporter — protein sequence MSGSSEHSIGHGHGHGHGHGHGHGHGTSEVPVGWFAQRWQAVRHAFTPHSHDSADRVDDALETSRRGVQALVRSFLALFATAVVQVVLVAITGSVALLGDTIHNFADALTALPLGLAFLLGRKAASRRYTYGLGRAEDLAGVAVVLIIAGSAALAAYEAVQRLLDPQPVEHLWIVALAGVVGFAGNELVARYRITVGRQIGSAALVADGLHARTDGFTSLAVVFGALGVWAGFPMADPIIGLVITAAILLVLRDAAKEVFRRLLDGVEPSTVDRAEEAARAVPGVHDVADLRMRWIGHRLHAELAIRVDDTLTIDQAHRLAHEVEDHLRRATPRLAAATVHTEPALTR from the coding sequence ATGTCCGGATCATCTGAACACTCCATCGGCCACGGCCACGGCCACGGCCACGGCCACGGCCATGGGCATGGGCACGGCACTTCGGAGGTGCCGGTGGGCTGGTTCGCCCAGCGGTGGCAGGCGGTGCGACATGCGTTCACCCCGCATAGTCACGACAGCGCGGACCGGGTCGACGACGCGCTTGAGACCAGCCGGCGCGGGGTACAGGCGCTCGTGCGGTCGTTCCTGGCGTTGTTCGCCACCGCGGTCGTGCAGGTGGTGCTCGTGGCGATCACCGGGTCGGTCGCGCTGCTCGGCGACACCATCCACAACTTCGCCGACGCGCTCACCGCGCTACCGCTCGGGCTCGCGTTCCTGCTCGGGCGCAAGGCTGCGTCGCGGCGCTACACCTACGGACTCGGCCGCGCCGAGGATCTCGCCGGGGTGGCCGTCGTGCTGATCATCGCCGGTTCGGCCGCGCTGGCCGCTTACGAAGCGGTGCAGCGGCTGCTCGATCCGCAGCCGGTCGAGCACCTGTGGATCGTCGCGCTGGCCGGGGTCGTCGGGTTCGCGGGCAACGAGCTGGTCGCGCGGTACCGCATCACCGTCGGGCGGCAGATCGGTTCGGCCGCGCTCGTCGCGGACGGCCTGCACGCTCGTACGGACGGGTTCACCTCGCTTGCCGTGGTGTTCGGCGCGCTGGGTGTCTGGGCAGGTTTCCCGATGGCCGACCCGATCATCGGGCTGGTCATCACGGCCGCGATCCTGCTGGTACTGCGCGACGCGGCGAAGGAGGTCTTCCGCCGCCTTCTCGACGGCGTGGAACCCTCCACTGTGGACCGTGCGGAGGAGGCCGCCCGCGCGGTTCCCGGCGTGCACGACGTTGCTGATCTCCGGATGCGGTGGATCGGGCACCGGCTGCACGCGGAACTCGCCATCCGCGTCGACGACACCCTCACCATCGACCAGGCGCACCGGTTGGCGCACGAGGTCGAGGACCACCTCCGGCGCGCAACTCCCCGCCTGGCCGCGGCGACCGTGCACACCGAGCCCGCGCTCACTCGCTGA
- a CDS encoding Maf family protein produces MRLVLASQSPARLALLRSAGLDPLVVVSGVDEDAVAATLPDPSPDELVTALATAKGHAVLDQVAAAHPDAVVVACDSMLSIHGEMAGKPATPEIARARWAKMAGSSGELLTGHAVVRLDGGQRTAQVAGTRRTTVHFGQPSEAEIDAYVATGEPLQVAGAFTLDALGGWFIEGVEGDPSSVIGLSLPLVRQLLAEVGVSVVDLWRPSTS; encoded by the coding sequence GTGCGCCTCGTTCTCGCCTCCCAGTCCCCCGCCCGTTTGGCACTGCTGCGCAGCGCCGGCCTGGACCCGCTCGTGGTCGTCTCCGGCGTCGACGAAGACGCGGTCGCCGCCACGCTCCCCGACCCGTCGCCGGACGAACTGGTCACCGCGCTCGCCACCGCCAAAGGGCACGCCGTGCTGGACCAGGTCGCCGCGGCGCATCCGGACGCGGTCGTCGTCGCCTGCGATTCGATGCTCTCGATCCACGGGGAGATGGCCGGCAAACCGGCCACCCCGGAGATCGCCCGGGCACGCTGGGCCAAGATGGCCGGGAGTTCCGGCGAGCTGCTCACCGGGCACGCGGTGGTCCGCCTCGACGGCGGGCAGCGCACCGCCCAGGTCGCGGGTACCCGCCGCACCACCGTCCACTTCGGACAGCCCAGCGAAGCCGAGATCGACGCCTACGTGGCCACCGGCGAACCCCTGCAGGTCGCCGGTGCGTTCACCCTGGACGCACTCGGCGGCTGGTTCATCGAAGGCGTGGAAGGCGATCCGTCCAGCGTGATCGGGCTCAGCCTGCCCCTGGTCCGGCAGCTGCTGGCGGAGGTCGGCGTCAGTGTCGTGGATCTCTGGCGACCGTCCACATCCTGA
- a CDS encoding ArsR/SmtB family transcription factor translates to MHSALPEFDMPNEEQVHLAAESFRLLADPTRIKVLWALLQGESSVACLAELAGAAPTAVSQHLAKLRLAGLVKGRREGTFVFYSAADDHVRRLLAQALHHADHVDRDLPEGPGGHPEPHRPRA, encoded by the coding sequence ATGCACTCCGCACTGCCCGAGTTCGACATGCCCAACGAGGAGCAGGTGCACCTGGCCGCCGAGTCGTTCCGTCTGCTCGCCGATCCGACCAGGATCAAGGTGCTGTGGGCGCTGCTGCAGGGCGAATCGTCGGTCGCCTGCCTCGCCGAACTCGCCGGCGCGGCACCCACCGCGGTGTCGCAGCATCTGGCCAAGCTGCGGCTCGCCGGGCTCGTGAAGGGCCGCCGTGAAGGCACATTCGTCTTCTACTCCGCGGCAGACGACCACGTCCGCCGGTTGCTCGCCCAGGCACTGCACCACGCCGACCACGTCGACCGGGACCTCCCTGAAGGGCCGGGCGGACATCCCGAGCCGCACCGCCCGCGAGCGTGA
- a CDS encoding PadR family transcriptional regulator gives MVSPKLTPLGVAVLELLHERPMHPYEMAQLMRERYAGNRVKLKAGSLYHTVDRLLRNDYLEIIETQRDGRRPERTVYAMTEAGRDAFVQRARQMVGDIAEEYPEILSGLAVLDELGRETALLELEHRSTKLRAAIAADQVILERVRRDGTPEIYWLDVRYAAAHREFELTWVEQLYADLSEGRIPLRGHAADPKLELVKESHDRKTG, from the coding sequence ATGGTTTCGCCCAAGCTGACCCCGCTCGGGGTCGCCGTGCTCGAACTGCTGCACGAGCGGCCGATGCACCCCTATGAGATGGCGCAGCTGATGCGGGAGCGGTACGCGGGCAATCGTGTGAAGCTCAAGGCCGGCTCGCTCTACCACACCGTGGATCGGTTGCTGCGCAACGACTATCTCGAAATCATCGAGACCCAGCGGGACGGCAGGCGGCCGGAGCGCACGGTCTACGCGATGACCGAGGCCGGCCGGGACGCGTTCGTCCAGCGGGCCCGCCAGATGGTCGGTGACATCGCGGAGGAATACCCCGAGATCCTCAGTGGGCTCGCCGTGCTCGACGAGCTGGGGCGGGAGACCGCGCTGCTCGAACTGGAGCACCGGAGCACCAAGCTGCGCGCGGCCATCGCGGCCGACCAGGTGATCCTCGAACGGGTCCGCCGGGACGGCACCCCGGAGATCTACTGGCTCGACGTCCGGTATGCGGCCGCGCACCGGGAGTTCGAACTGACCTGGGTCGAGCAGCTCTACGCCGATCTGTCCGAAGGCCGCATCCCGTTGCGCGGCCACGCCGCCGATCCGAAACTCGAGCTCGTCAAGGAAAGCCATGACCGCAAGACCGGTTAA
- a CDS encoding SAV_915 family protein: MTNPNLPPALYLPTGPNGPTTDGGTGASIELRHTPDGRIALVAFTALDRLVDCCGEHQPWILVNTAHLPKIHQVNPYDVIVLDTELPVELRRGARV; the protein is encoded by the coding sequence GTGACGAATCCGAACCTGCCTCCGGCTCTGTACCTGCCCACCGGCCCGAACGGTCCGACCACCGACGGCGGCACCGGTGCCTCGATCGAGCTGCGCCACACCCCGGACGGGCGGATCGCGCTCGTCGCGTTCACCGCGCTGGACCGGCTCGTGGACTGCTGCGGCGAACACCAGCCGTGGATCCTGGTCAACACCGCGCATCTGCCGAAGATCCACCAGGTCAACCCCTATGACGTGATCGTGCTCGACACCGAACTCCCGGTCGAATTGCGCCGCGGCGCGCGGGTATGA
- a CDS encoding YkvA family protein: MTGSFWWDLLMSVGAALVAAWLALIVVLIVVRPRKGLLREAIRLLPDLLRLIRRLAADKSLPRGVRIRLGLLLIYLASPIDLIPDFIPILGYADDAIVVTAVLRSVVRRSGLAAVRAHWPGTDSGFTALTRLTGLNSDRT, translated from the coding sequence GTGACCGGCTCGTTCTGGTGGGACCTGCTGATGAGCGTCGGCGCGGCCCTCGTCGCAGCCTGGCTCGCGCTCATCGTGGTGCTGATCGTGGTGCGGCCACGAAAAGGGCTGCTACGTGAGGCCATACGCCTGCTGCCGGACCTGCTGCGCCTGATCCGCCGCCTGGCCGCCGACAAGAGCCTCCCACGCGGAGTCCGCATCCGGCTGGGGCTGCTGCTGATCTACCTGGCCTCGCCGATCGATCTCATCCCCGACTTCATTCCCATACTCGGCTACGCCGACGACGCCATCGTCGTCACCGCCGTGCTCCGCAGCGTCGTCCGCCGCTCCGGGCTCGCTGCGGTCCGCGCCCACTGGCCGGGCACCGACAGCGGATTCACCGCGCTAACGCGGTTGACCGGCTTGAACTCCGACCGTACGTAA
- a CDS encoding DHA2 family efflux MFS transporter permease subunit, producing the protein MTARPVNPWAALGALCLGFFMILLDTTIVSIAIPAMLRDLHAELNAVVWVTSVYLLTYAVPMLFTSRLGDRFGPKRVFLAGLVVFTASSLWCALSGNVEMLITARGVQGLGAALLTPQTLTFITHLFPPAKRGTAMGAWGGVAALATITGPLLGGVLVQHFGWEWIFYVNVPIGVIAIGLSLALVPDLQPKHSRSFDVPGILLSGAGLFCVVYGVQNGQQYDWGTVFGGITVFEIIAAGVLLLVGFVVWQHFNRREPLLPLAVFGNRNFSAGTATAITVGFTLTGMFLPVVIYLQTVLGLSPTAAGLLTAPMSLMSGVVAPFVGRASDRINGKYLVMGGLFVLALGLGLISWQARADTSPATLIPALVVCGFGIGCIFSPMSNLTMASVPRELTGTASGIFNTARQIGGVLGSAAVGVLLQARISTSIATEATTAAAQLPEPYRAPFAEGIARAAAASGEFGGSGGPGPIPGLPADLAAQAGRLAETAVHNGLTDAARVTLLLPIAVLVLGVCSAALLRRITPLAERPSATNRPESASAT; encoded by the coding sequence ATGACCGCAAGACCGGTTAACCCATGGGCCGCGCTCGGCGCGCTGTGCCTCGGTTTCTTCATGATCCTGCTCGACACCACCATCGTGTCGATCGCGATCCCCGCCATGCTGCGCGATCTGCACGCCGAGCTGAACGCGGTGGTCTGGGTGACCAGCGTCTACCTGCTCACCTACGCGGTACCGATGCTGTTCACCAGCAGGCTCGGCGACCGCTTCGGACCGAAGCGGGTGTTCCTCGCCGGGCTCGTCGTGTTCACCGCCTCCTCGCTGTGGTGCGCCCTGTCGGGCAACGTCGAAATGCTGATCACCGCCCGTGGCGTGCAGGGCCTCGGCGCCGCGTTGCTCACGCCGCAGACGCTCACGTTCATCACGCACCTGTTCCCGCCGGCCAAGCGCGGCACGGCCATGGGCGCCTGGGGCGGGGTCGCCGCGCTCGCCACGATCACCGGCCCGCTGCTCGGCGGCGTGCTGGTGCAGCACTTCGGCTGGGAGTGGATTTTCTACGTCAACGTGCCGATCGGCGTGATCGCGATCGGGCTGAGCCTCGCGCTGGTGCCGGACCTGCAGCCGAAGCACTCGCGCTCGTTCGACGTGCCCGGCATTCTGCTGTCCGGGGCCGGGCTGTTCTGCGTCGTGTACGGCGTGCAGAACGGCCAGCAATACGACTGGGGCACGGTCTTCGGCGGGATCACCGTATTCGAGATCATCGCCGCCGGAGTGCTGCTGCTGGTCGGTTTCGTGGTGTGGCAGCACTTCAACCGGCGCGAACCGCTGCTGCCGCTCGCGGTGTTCGGCAACCGCAACTTCTCCGCGGGCACCGCCACCGCGATCACCGTCGGCTTCACCCTGACCGGGATGTTCCTGCCGGTGGTCATCTACCTGCAGACGGTGCTCGGGCTCAGCCCCACCGCGGCCGGGCTGCTCACCGCGCCGATGTCGTTGATGTCCGGGGTGGTCGCGCCGTTCGTCGGCCGCGCGTCGGACCGGATCAACGGCAAGTATCTGGTGATGGGCGGGCTCTTCGTGCTCGCGCTCGGACTCGGGCTGATCTCCTGGCAGGCCCGCGCGGACACCTCGCCGGCCACGCTGATCCCGGCGCTGGTGGTGTGCGGCTTCGGCATCGGCTGCATCTTCTCGCCGATGAGCAACCTCACCATGGCCTCGGTCCCGCGTGAGCTGACCGGTACCGCGTCCGGCATCTTCAACACCGCCCGCCAGATCGGCGGGGTGCTCGGCAGCGCCGCGGTCGGGGTACTGCTGCAGGCCCGGATCAGCACCTCGATCGCCACCGAGGCGACCACCGCGGCAGCGCAGCTGCCCGAGCCGTACCGGGCACCGTTCGCCGAGGGCATCGCGCGCGCCGCGGCCGCCAGCGGGGAATTCGGTGGCTCCGGCGGCCCGGGGCCGATTCCCGGGCTGCCCGCCGATCTCGCCGCACAGGCGGGCAGGCTGGCCGAGACCGCGGTCCACAATGGACTCACCGACGCCGCGCGGGTGACCTTGCTGCTGCCCATCGCGGTGCTGGTGCTCGGCGTGTGCTCGGCCGCGCTGCTACGGCGGATCACGCCCCTCGCGGAGCGGCCGAGCGCCACGAACCGGCCGGAATCCGCGTCGGCGACCTGA